The Deltaproteobacteria bacterium genome includes a region encoding these proteins:
- a CDS encoding DsbA family oxidoreductase produces the protein MADKVTLEVFSDFVUPWCYLSTGRIEKLRNNYDLDVVYTQFPLHPETPAEGKPRNMSGPSRVDAMLAREGLPFTERKFSYNSRLAQEMAKWAKREGREDAFNDAVFRAYFVDAVNIGEPDVLLGLAEEAGLPAEEARRILSGRPFEQEVNDDWQRCYSLGVRAVPTYLAEGLAIVGAEPYDRLEQLVTEAGANRLAEPVND, from the coding sequence ATGGCGGACAAGGTGACCCTGGAGGTCTTCTCGGACTTCGTCTGACCGTGGTGCTATCTCAGTACCGGGCGTATTGAGAAACTCAGAAACAACTACGATCTCGACGTCGTCTACACCCAGTTTCCGTTGCATCCCGAAACCCCAGCCGAGGGCAAGCCGCGCAACATGAGCGGACCCAGCCGGGTGGATGCCATGCTCGCGCGCGAGGGCCTGCCGTTCACGGAACGGAAGTTCAGCTACAACAGCCGGCTGGCGCAGGAAATGGCGAAATGGGCCAAGCGCGAGGGTCGGGAAGACGCCTTCAACGATGCGGTGTTCCGCGCCTACTTCGTCGACGCGGTGAACATCGGGGAACCGGATGTCCTGCTCGGACTGGCGGAAGAGGCGGGACTGCCGGCGGAAGAAGCGCGCCGGATCTTGTCCGGCCGTCCCTTCGAGCAGGAAGTCAACGACGACTGGCAGCGCTGTTATTCCCTGGGCGTACGCGCGGTACCCACCTACCTCGCGGAGGGCCTGGCCATCGTCGGCGCGGAGCCGTACGACAGGCTGGAGCAACTGGTCACCGAAGCGGGCGCCAACCGCTTGGCGGAGCCCGTGAACGACTGA
- a CDS encoding alpha/beta hydrolase, which translates to MFEGFATHDIGCENATIHCRAGGRGHPLLLLHGFPQSHVQWHRLAPLLMDEFTLVVPDLRGYGASRGPGPDPDHVNYSKREMAKDMVHVMSELGHGRFGVVSHDRGARVGYRLALDSPERVSHFVSLDTVPTLDSWEATDMDVSIRRYHWSFLAQPAPLPERMIGADPDFFIMHLLDRWAGRPGVLDPAAVEAYKAAFRKPSVRQAMVEDYRAGATIDFEHDRHDRQVGKKLGCPVLVVRGSPRRPKPLRPVWNDGPMMCPRLRWTAATS; encoded by the coding sequence ATGTTCGAGGGATTCGCGACACACGATATCGGCTGCGAGAATGCCACGATCCATTGCCGCGCCGGCGGTCGGGGCCATCCCCTCCTGCTGTTGCATGGATTCCCCCAAAGTCACGTTCAATGGCACCGGCTGGCGCCGCTGCTGATGGATGAGTTCACGTTGGTTGTCCCCGATCTCCGCGGTTACGGAGCGAGCCGAGGACCCGGGCCCGATCCTGACCACGTCAACTACTCAAAACGCGAGATGGCCAAGGACATGGTTCACGTCATGTCGGAGCTTGGGCATGGCAGGTTCGGCGTCGTCTCGCATGACCGCGGTGCCAGGGTCGGTTACCGGCTTGCGCTCGATTCTCCGGAGCGGGTCAGCCATTTCGTGAGCCTGGACACCGTCCCGACGCTGGACTCCTGGGAGGCCACGGACATGGACGTCTCCATTCGGAGATACCATTGGTCCTTTCTGGCGCAACCGGCGCCCTTGCCGGAACGAATGATCGGCGCGGATCCGGACTTCTTCATCATGCACCTGCTGGATCGGTGGGCCGGGCGGCCGGGCGTGTTGGACCCGGCGGCGGTCGAAGCGTACAAGGCGGCGTTCCGGAAACCCAGCGTGCGGCAGGCCATGGTGGAGGACTACCGGGCGGGCGCGACGATCGACTTCGAGCACGACCGGCACGACCGGCAGGTGGGAAAAAAGCTCGGATGCCCGGTCCTGGTGGTGCGCGGCTCGCCCCGCCGGCCGAAACCGCTTCGCCCGGTTTGGAACGATGGGCCGATGATGTGTCCGAGGCTGCGTTGGACTGCGGCCACTTCATAG
- a CDS encoding alpha/beta hydrolase, with product MSTQVEIRLDVPYGGGPDGALCNDVYLPAGPGPHPALLCFHGGAWAHGSHRQYQDWGPWLAARGYALVAVDYRLSKNVSPSWPGVHEDIRLALRWLLEEAPGLRVDPTRLGFVGDSAGGHMAALLALEDWVRPHLRAVVGVYGIYDLLDWWEVTQKRKDDPVGKLMGRTPAEAPADYRRFSPLQGVEAQGVPPGVPYLIIHGEQDPIVHHNQSDRFIAVLRAAGAEVETLFVPGAGHSWFTYLPDEPDRRRVDQEPNVTVAPVLLGFLERNLAPY from the coding sequence ATGAGCACACAGGTGGAGATACGGCTCGACGTTCCGTACGGGGGCGGCCCGGACGGCGCGCTTTGCAACGACGTGTACCTGCCCGCCGGTCCGGGCCCGCATCCGGCGCTCTTGTGCTTTCACGGCGGCGCTTGGGCCCACGGCAGCCACCGTCAGTACCAGGACTGGGGGCCGTGGCTGGCGGCCCGCGGCTATGCCCTGGTAGCGGTGGACTACCGGCTGTCGAAGAACGTCTCGCCGTCGTGGCCGGGCGTCCATGAGGACATCCGGCTGGCGCTGCGGTGGCTCCTGGAAGAGGCGCCCGGGCTGCGCGTGGACCCCACGCGGCTGGGGTTCGTGGGCGACTCCGCGGGCGGACACATGGCGGCGCTGCTGGCCCTGGAGGATTGGGTCAGACCGCACCTGCGCGCCGTGGTGGGAGTCTACGGCATCTACGACCTCCTCGACTGGTGGGAGGTGACCCAGAAGCGCAAGGACGACCCGGTGGGCAAGCTCATGGGCCGCACGCCCGCCGAGGCTCCGGCAGACTACCGCCGGTTCTCGCCCCTTCAGGGAGTCGAGGCACAGGGAGTGCCGCCCGGCGTCCCCTACCTCATCATCCACGGCGAGCAGGACCCGATCGTCCACCACAACCAGTCCGACCGCTTCATCGCAGTGTTACGCGCCGCAGGGGCTGAGGTCGAGACCCTGTTCGTTCCGGGCGCCGGCCACTCATGGTTCACCTACCTGCCGGACGAGCCCGACCGCCGTCGCGTCGATCAGGAGCCCAACGTCACGGTGGCACCGGTGCTGCTCGGGTTTCTGGAGCGCAACCTGGCACCTTACTGA
- a CDS encoding isopenicillin N synthase family oxygenase: protein MSSGIPAVDFGPFLGGDAATRRQVAEEIRAACGEYGFLNVANLPLPAGLIQRVSAKAKEFFALPAEIKEAIGRSDLDVISGYVGVAVEHLDTQQPGDLKESFSLNQASLALLDRWHIPVAGFRETVLELHEAAARACATLVRAMALSLGAPEDFFEDKHAPHASTARFFHYPPLTHPPGDGQLRAGSHTDYGTVTLVFQDEVEGLEALVDGRWVTVPVVPDTVTVNVADLLSRWSNGIYRSVKHRVALPSANAERSRYSNVFFYNPNSAATVRCLDSCCDADRPPRYPPIAAGEFLRQRRAAQYQ from the coding sequence ATGTCATCCGGCATTCCAGCAGTCGATTTCGGACCGTTCCTCGGCGGTGACGCGGCAACGCGTCGCCAAGTCGCGGAAGAGATCCGCGCGGCCTGCGGCGAGTACGGCTTTCTCAACGTCGCCAACCTGCCGCTGCCCGCCGGGCTGATCCAGCGCGTCTCCGCCAAGGCCAAGGAGTTCTTCGCCTTGCCCGCAGAGATCAAGGAAGCCATCGGCCGGTCCGACCTGGACGTCATCTCGGGCTACGTCGGCGTCGCGGTGGAACACCTCGATACGCAACAACCGGGGGACCTCAAGGAATCCTTCAGCCTGAACCAGGCCAGCCTGGCGCTCCTGGACCGCTGGCACATTCCGGTGGCCGGTTTCCGCGAGACGGTGCTGGAGCTCCACGAGGCCGCCGCCCGCGCGTGCGCGACACTGGTTCGCGCCATGGCGCTCTCCCTGGGCGCACCCGAGGACTTCTTCGAGGACAAGCACGCGCCCCATGCCAGCACCGCGCGTTTCTTCCACTACCCGCCGCTGACGCACCCGCCTGGAGACGGGCAACTGCGCGCGGGGAGCCACACGGACTACGGCACCGTCACGCTGGTCTTCCAGGACGAAGTGGAAGGCCTGGAGGCGCTGGTGGACGGCCGGTGGGTGACCGTCCCGGTGGTGCCCGACACCGTCACGGTCAACGTGGCGGACCTGCTGTCGCGCTGGAGCAACGGCATCTACCGTTCGGTGAAGCATCGGGTGGCCTTGCCGAGCGCCAACGCGGAACGCTCCCGGTACTCCAACGTCTTCTTCTACAACCCCAACAGCGCGGCGACCGTCCGGTGCCTCGACTCCTGCTGCGACGCCGACCGGCCCCCGCGGTATCCGCCCATCGCGGCCGGGGAGTTTCTCAGGCAGCGGCGCGCCGCGCAGTATCAGTAA